A genomic segment from Sulfuritalea hydrogenivorans sk43H encodes:
- a CDS encoding two-partner secretion domain-containing protein, with protein sequence MNNTNPPRKQTGRLMTPVRLGVVAVAACFLAAPALSNPVNPTVVNGTASFNQVGNVLTVTNSNGAIIHWDKFSIAAGEKTHFQQSSASSSVLNRVLSDPTAIYGTLSSNGRVWLINPAGIMVGAGGRVDTAAFVASTLNIRNEDFLAGRHLFINDGTAKDVINQGEIRTPAGGSVYLIGANVKNESVAGEANSGIITTPGGETILAAGATVSLIDSALPGIKVDITGATGNATNLGTITAEAGRIGIAGVIVKNSGTLNASSVVNEGGRIFLKASQDAYVDGNGRIVTTGTKGGQVEVLGNRVAVMDKASIDASGTTGGGTIKVGGDYQGKNPEIQNANIHLVRTGGEPEGGRHGSRRWRHGDRVGGRHDAGLRQHQRTRRRQWW encoded by the coding sequence ATGAACAACACGAACCCACCCCGCAAGCAGACGGGTCGGTTGATGACGCCGGTGAGACTGGGAGTTGTCGCGGTAGCCGCGTGTTTTCTTGCGGCACCGGCGCTGTCCAACCCGGTCAATCCGACGGTCGTCAATGGCACGGCGAGTTTCAACCAGGTCGGCAACGTGCTGACGGTCACCAACAGCAACGGCGCCATCATCCACTGGGACAAGTTTTCGATCGCCGCCGGCGAGAAGACGCATTTCCAGCAAAGCTCCGCCTCCTCCAGCGTCCTCAACCGGGTCTTGAGCGACCCCACGGCGATCTACGGCACCCTGAGCTCCAACGGCCGGGTCTGGCTCATCAACCCGGCCGGCATCATGGTTGGCGCCGGCGGACGGGTCGACACCGCCGCCTTTGTCGCCAGCACGCTCAACATCCGGAATGAAGACTTCCTCGCCGGACGGCACCTGTTCATCAATGACGGCACCGCCAAGGACGTCATCAACCAGGGCGAAATCAGGACGCCCGCCGGCGGCAGCGTCTACCTCATCGGTGCCAACGTCAAAAACGAAAGCGTGGCTGGCGAAGCCAACAGCGGCATCATCACCACCCCGGGTGGCGAAACCATACTCGCCGCCGGCGCAACAGTCAGCCTGATCGACAGCGCCCTGCCCGGCATCAAGGTTGACATCACCGGCGCGACCGGCAACGCCACCAACCTTGGCACCATCACGGCCGAAGCCGGCCGCATCGGCATCGCCGGCGTCATCGTCAAGAACAGCGGCACGCTCAACGCCAGCAGCGTCGTCAATGAAGGCGGCAGGATATTCCTCAAGGCCAGCCAGGACGCCTATGTCGACGGCAACGGTCGCATCGTCACCACCGGCACCAAGGGCGGACAAGTGGAAGTGCTGGGCAACCGGGTGGCGGTGATGGACAAGGCCAGCATCGACGCCAGCGGGACGACCGGAGGCGGCACGATCAAGGTCGGCGGCGACTACCAGGGCAAGAACCCGGAGATCCAGAACGCGAACATCCACCTGGTTCGGACCGGAGGCGAGCCTGAAGGCGGACGCCACGGAAGTCGGCGCTGGCGGCACGGTGATCGTGTGGGCGGACGACACGACGCGGGCCTACGGCAGCATCAGCGCACGCGGCGGCGCCAGTGGTGGTGA
- a CDS encoding FecR family protein: protein MMRTLLAALALSLVSIPAVHAAPAGQITHLSGTLSAKRVDGTSKLLSVKSEVLEGDTLSTEAETYARIKFVDGGEVVLRPGTQLKIENYAYNAAKPENDNIVMNMFKGGLRAVTGLLGKRSREKVSFQTETATIGIRGTHFGALLCQNDCGGVPTTGGKPPPNGLHVDVTNGSISMSNRAGTVQINAGQFGFVANPNAPPTIVPPQQGIQVTMPSSIAQNKGGGKGIGKGDDAECKM, encoded by the coding sequence ATGATGCGAACCCTCCTGGCCGCCCTGGCCCTCAGCCTGGTGTCCATCCCGGCCGTGCACGCGGCCCCGGCGGGCCAGATCACGCACCTGTCGGGCACCCTGTCGGCCAAGCGGGTGGACGGCACCAGCAAACTGCTCAGCGTCAAGTCGGAAGTCCTGGAAGGCGACACGCTCAGCACCGAAGCCGAGACCTACGCGCGGATCAAGTTCGTGGACGGCGGCGAAGTCGTCCTGCGCCCCGGCACCCAGCTCAAGATCGAGAACTACGCCTACAACGCCGCCAAGCCTGAAAACGACAACATCGTCATGAACATGTTCAAGGGCGGCCTGCGGGCGGTAACCGGCTTGCTCGGCAAGCGCAGCCGGGAGAAGGTCAGCTTCCAGACCGAGACGGCGACCATCGGCATCCGCGGCACGCACTTTGGCGCGCTGCTGTGCCAGAACGACTGCGGCGGGGTACCGACCACGGGAGGCAAGCCGCCGCCCAACGGGCTGCATGTGGACGTCACCAACGGCTCGATCAGCATGAGCAACCGGGCTGGCACGGTACAGATCAACGCCGGGCAATTCGGCTTCGTCGCCAACCCGAATGCGCCGCCGACGATCGTGCCGCCGCAACAAGGCATCCAGGTCACGATGCCCAGCTCGATCGCACAGAACAAGGGCGGCGGCAAGGGCATCGGCAAGGGCGACGATGCCGAGTGCAAGATGTAG
- a CDS encoding FecR family protein: protein MMRTLLAALALSLVSIPAVHAAPAGQITHLSGTLSAKRVDGTSKLLSVKSEVLEGDTLSTEAETYARIKFVDGGEVVLRPGTQLKIENYAYNAAKPENDNIVMNMFKGGLRAVTGLLGKRSREKVSFQTETATIGIRGTHFGALLCQNDCGGVPTTGGKPPPNGLHVDVTNGSISMSNRAGTVQINAGQFGFVANPNAPPTIVPPQQGIQVTMPSSIAQNKGGGKGIGKGDDAECKM, encoded by the coding sequence ATGATGCGAACCCTCCTGGCCGCCCTGGCCCTCAGCCTGGTGTCCATCCCGGCCGTGCACGCGGCCCCGGCGGGCCAGATCACGCACCTGTCGGGCACCCTGTCGGCCAAGCGGGTGGACGGCACCAGCAAACTGCTCAGCGTCAAGTCGGAAGTCCTGGAAGGCGACACGCTCAGCACCGAAGCCGAGACCTACGCGCGGATCAAGTTCGTGGACGGCGGCGAAGTCGTCCTGCGCCCCGGCACCCAGCTCAAGATCGAGAACTACGCCTACAACGCCGCCAAGCCTGAAAACGACAACATCGTCATGAACATGTTCAAGGGCGGCCTGCGGGCGGTAACCGGCTTGCTCGGCAAGCGCAGCCGGGAGAAGGTCAGCTTCCAGACCGAGACGGCGACCATCGGCATCCGCGGCACGCACTTTGGCGCGCTGCTGTGCCAGAACGACTGCGGCGGGGTACCGACCACGGGAGGCAAGCCGCCGCCCAACGGGCTGCATGTGGACGTCACCAACGGCTCGATCAGCATGAGCAACCGGGCTGGCACGGTACAGATCAACGCCGGGCAATTCGGCTTCGTCGCCAACCCGAATGCGCCGCCGACGATCGTGCCGCCGCAACAAGGCATCCAGGTCACGATGCCCAGCTCGATCGCACAGAACAAGGGCGGCGGCAAGGGCATCGGCAAGGGCGACGATGCCGAGTGCAAGATGTGA
- a CDS encoding beta strand repeat-containing protein: MNNTNPPRKQTGRLMTPVRLGVVAVAACFLAAPALSNPVNPTVVNGTASFNQVGNVLTVTNSNGAIIHWDKFSIAAGEKTHFQQSSASSSVLNRVLSDPTAIYGTLSSNGRVWLINPAGIMVGAGGRVDTAAFVASTLNIRNEDFLAGRHLFINDGTAKDVINQGEIRTPAGGSVYLIGANVKNESVAGEANSGIITTPGGETILAAGQTVSLIDSALPGIKVDITGATGNATNLGTITAEAGRIGIAGVIVKNSGTLNASSVVNEGGRIFLKASQDAYVDGNGRIVTTGTKGGQVEVLGNRVAVMDKASIDASGTTGGGTIKVGGDYQGKNPEIQNANITWFGPEASLKADATEVGAGGTVIVWADDTTRAYGSISARGGASGGDGGFVETSGKRYLDFLATVDTSAPNGKTGTLLLDPTDITIVTTYGGPSYGSFYGGVFDGGTDGASTMGWDYINGQLSSTNVVIQTSSTGYGSGDISVTGAGVLSGSANSLSLLAERHITLANNASIYHSGTGNLTLVAGWLPASGYASPTATNTAGNITINTGANIGTNLAGSGSIVLKAKGALSITDAAVAAGGTMSVGAESITINAVTSNASLMSQGNQTITVGAGAANGSVTMTSTVGEARLSTYGSQVITFSGSAANTLQLQGSNSNTTYGGNAARIEAGGTQTITKTAGSLAISVIAGTGTATYGGSSYNDYGGPGQTLICASCATHNEAQIRSTGAQTINATAITITGGGGGNGNWAGIESKSTSNVTASGAITITGGTSGGVYFGPDLEVSNDAGISADGNLSVSAASIALNGGSAAYGGAYIGGKSSVTVSTTGNLTLTGGSTAAQGAALTYADSTPNTLKWLAPAVIGSDAGSLVNVTLNVGGDLTLTGGAIGQDGGSMALIGGANNTPVNLVINSRAITLNSANALADRIGSKAGGTISLHSGVGGTGSMTLGKGLIGTGYGMGGSVLLDSTGTGPGVFQTAGGMIVTDWLTATATGAGPVDLLSIENRVDNFDATTSTGLVTFKAQSVGLGTINSGTGGAVIAAFYDIHDNNGSAINISGPTVSLQSLYGGSAGSLAISADVAATSSIVAQVDGGSANGGIRIANTSAAQPSSVTLTDNASAGTSASFTQNFTGTGTLTATGSFSLTALYGGDISLVSNDGLNYSSATFNTGGAGSIGLGASGLLAISGALSVGNNDLLLAGSTVNIAAPVTTTADLLVAGSAVAVNSSVSALDVGLVAGSLTVGNGSGIHATNSLVGVVANDVTINGGYIKTTTGDLELMVGGNLNIGNASYGGYIWAGYNQSVAYFPDASILVGGNLKLNNGAHINAANDVYLDLMGSASTLVLNDGTVGYSPSYILSDIGTGIPATTHLAFAGRSSGGVMIDGKETTTTVVGGSGFFAVNTSTPAVAGAGLQIAYSGTTLDICVLSPSLCKPPPPTDTPIDKPPPSFEITGPGGTQPGSGTGGTTAGGTEGSFGGDDSGGNGDKKDDKKDDKDKDKKADNGKDGKKDDKPGQKKVAQCS; the protein is encoded by the coding sequence ATGAACAACACGAACCCACCCCGCAAGCAGACGGGTCGGTTGATGACGCCGGTGAGACTGGGAGTTGTCGCGGTAGCCGCGTGTTTTCTTGCGGCACCGGCGCTGTCCAACCCGGTCAATCCGACGGTCGTCAATGGCACGGCGAGTTTCAACCAGGTCGGCAACGTGCTGACGGTCACCAACAGCAACGGCGCCATCATCCACTGGGACAAGTTTTCGATCGCCGCCGGCGAGAAGACGCATTTCCAGCAAAGCTCCGCCTCCTCCAGCGTCCTCAACCGGGTCTTGAGCGACCCCACGGCGATCTACGGCACCCTGAGCTCCAACGGCCGGGTCTGGCTCATCAACCCGGCCGGCATCATGGTTGGCGCCGGCGGACGGGTCGACACCGCCGCCTTTGTCGCCAGCACGCTCAACATCCGGAATGAAGACTTCCTCGCCGGACGGCACCTGTTCATCAACGACGGCACCGCCAAGGACGTCATCAACCAGGGCGAAATCAGGACGCCCGCCGGCGGCAGCGTCTATCTCATCGGCGCCAACGTCAAAAACGAAAGCGTCGCCGGCGAAGCCAACAGCGGCATCATCACCACCCCGGGCGGCGAAACGATACTGGCCGCCGGCCAGACCGTCAGCCTGATCGACAGCGCCCTGCCCGGCATCAAGGTTGACATCACCGGCGCGACCGGCAACGCCACCAACCTTGGCACCATCACGGCCGAAGCCGGCCGCATCGGCATCGCCGGCGTCATCGTCAAGAACAGCGGCACGCTCAACGCCAGCAGCGTCGTCAATGAAGGCGGCAGGATATTCCTCAAGGCCAGCCAGGACGCCTATGTCGACGGCAACGGTCGCATCGTCACCACCGGCACCAAGGGCGGACAAGTGGAAGTGCTGGGCAACCGGGTGGCGGTGATGGACAAGGCCAGCATCGACGCCAGCGGGACGACCGGAGGCGGCACGATCAAGGTCGGCGGCGACTACCAGGGCAAGAACCCGGAGATCCAGAACGCGAACATCACCTGGTTCGGACCGGAGGCGAGCCTGAAGGCGGACGCCACGGAAGTCGGCGCTGGCGGCACGGTGATCGTGTGGGCGGACGACACGACGCGGGCCTACGGCAGCATCAGCGCACGCGGCGGCGCCAGTGGTGGTGATGGCGGGTTTGTGGAGACGTCGGGAAAGCGCTATCTGGATTTCCTGGCGACGGTTGACACTTCTGCACCCAACGGCAAGACCGGAACGCTGTTGCTCGACCCGACGGACATCACCATCGTCACGACGTATGGCGGCCCTAGCTACGGCAGCTTCTATGGCGGAGTCTTCGACGGCGGTACGGATGGTGCTTCGACCATGGGTTGGGACTACATCAATGGCCAGCTATCGAGCACCAATGTCGTCATTCAAACATCATCGACGGGTTACGGCAGCGGCGACATCAGTGTGACCGGTGCGGGTGTGCTGTCCGGAAGTGCCAACTCCCTCTCATTGCTCGCAGAACGGCACATTACTCTCGCCAACAATGCATCGATCTATCATTCCGGCACCGGCAACCTGACACTGGTAGCCGGCTGGCTGCCCGCGAGCGGATATGCCAGCCCGACGGCCACCAATACCGCCGGCAACATCACCATCAATACCGGAGCCAACATCGGCACCAACCTCGCCGGCAGCGGCAGCATCGTGCTCAAAGCCAAAGGCGCTTTGAGCATCACCGATGCCGCGGTCGCCGCCGGTGGAACCATGAGTGTCGGGGCGGAGTCCATCACCATCAACGCCGTTACGTCCAATGCCAGTCTGATGTCACAAGGCAACCAGACCATCACGGTGGGCGCCGGCGCGGCAAACGGCAGCGTAACGATGACCTCCACTGTTGGCGAGGCGCGGCTTTCCACCTACGGTTCCCAGGTCATTACCTTCAGCGGCAGTGCCGCCAACACGCTTCAATTGCAGGGCAGCAACAGCAATACGACATATGGCGGCAATGCGGCGCGGATCGAGGCGGGCGGCACCCAGACCATCACCAAGACCGCGGGCAGCCTGGCCATTTCCGTGATAGCCGGTACCGGCACCGCAACCTACGGCGGGTCGTCCTACAACGATTACGGCGGTCCGGGGCAGACGCTGATTTGCGCGAGCTGCGCCACGCACAACGAGGCCCAGATTCGCAGCACCGGCGCCCAGACCATTAACGCCACGGCGATCACGATTACGGGCGGCGGCGGCGGCAACGGCAACTGGGCCGGCATCGAATCCAAGTCGACGTCGAACGTGACGGCCAGCGGCGCAATCACCATTACCGGCGGCACCAGCGGCGGCGTGTATTTCGGTCCCGACCTTGAGGTGAGCAATGACGCCGGCATCAGCGCCGACGGCAACCTGAGTGTCTCGGCGGCAAGCATTGCCCTCAATGGCGGCAGTGCGGCCTACGGTGGCGCCTATATCGGCGGCAAGTCATCGGTCACCGTCAGCACCACCGGCAACCTCACGCTGACTGGCGGTTCGACAGCGGCGCAAGGCGCTGCATTGACCTATGCCGATTCCACGCCCAATACTCTCAAATGGCTGGCGCCAGCCGTTATCGGCTCCGATGCCGGCAGCCTTGTCAATGTCACGCTCAATGTCGGCGGTGACCTGACGCTTACTGGCGGTGCCATAGGTCAGGATGGTGGTTCGATGGCCCTGATCGGCGGCGCGAATAACACCCCAGTGAATCTCGTCATTAATAGCCGTGCCATTACGCTGAATAGTGCCAACGCGTTGGCGGATCGCATCGGTAGCAAGGCGGGGGGCACGATCAGCCTGCATTCGGGAGTGGGCGGCACCGGCAGCATGACGCTGGGCAAGGGTCTCATTGGTACCGGCTATGGCATGGGCGGCTCGGTACTGCTTGATTCCACGGGCACAGGCCCCGGGGTCTTCCAGACCGCTGGCGGCATGATCGTCACCGACTGGCTTACCGCGACAGCGACCGGGGCCGGACCGGTTGATTTGTTGAGTATCGAGAACCGGGTCGACAACTTCGACGCTACCACGAGTACCGGGCTCGTCACGTTCAAAGCGCAGAGCGTCGGACTGGGAACGATTAACTCCGGCACCGGGGGAGCCGTTATCGCGGCGTTTTACGACATCCACGACAACAACGGCAGTGCCATCAATATCAGCGGGCCGACGGTCAGTCTGCAAAGCCTTTATGGAGGATCCGCCGGGAGTCTGGCCATCAGCGCTGATGTCGCCGCAACAAGCAGCATTGTTGCCCAGGTAGATGGCGGCTCCGCCAACGGCGGCATCCGCATTGCCAATACCAGCGCCGCTCAACCGAGCTCTGTAACGCTTACCGACAATGCTTCCGCCGGAACGTCCGCGAGTTTTACGCAGAACTTCACCGGTACCGGAACCCTGACGGCAACAGGAAGCTTTTCCCTGACGGCACTGTACGGCGGTGACATCAGCCTTGTGAGCAACGATGGATTGAATTATTCCTCCGCCACCTTCAACACCGGTGGCGCCGGTTCCATCGGTCTTGGTGCGAGCGGTTTGCTGGCCATATCCGGGGCGCTCAGTGTGGGCAACAACGACCTTTTGCTGGCGGGATCGACGGTCAACATTGCTGCGCCGGTCACCACCACAGCCGATCTTCTTGTCGCCGGCAGCGCCGTCGCCGTCAATAGCAGCGTCTCCGCACTGGATGTCGGCTTGGTCGCCGGCAGCCTGACCGTCGGCAACGGCAGCGGCATCCACGCCACCAACAGCTTGGTGGGCGTCGTAGCGAACGACGTCACCATCAACGGCGGGTATATCAAGACGACGACAGGCGACCTGGAACTGATGGTGGGAGGCAATCTCAACATTGGCAACGCCAGCTACGGCGGCTACATCTGGGCGGGCTACAACCAGTCGGTGGCGTACTTCCCTGACGCCAGCATCCTGGTGGGAGGCAACCTGAAGCTGAACAACGGCGCGCACATCAACGCCGCCAACGACGTGTATCTGGACCTGATGGGATCCGCCTCGACGCTGGTGCTGAACGACGGCACGGTCGGCTACTCGCCCTCCTACATCCTGTCCGACATCGGCACCGGCATCCCGGCGACCACGCACCTCGCCTTCGCCGGCCGCAGCAGCGGCGGCGTCATGATCGACGGCAAAGAGACCACCACCACGGTGGTGGGCGGCAGCGGCTTCTTTGCCGTGAACACCAGCACGCCGGCCGTCGCGGGCGCCGGCCTGCAAATCGCCTACTCCGGAACCACCCTGGACATCTGCGTCCTCAGTCCGAGCCTGTGCAAACCCCCGCCCCCCACCGATACCCCGATCGACAAACCGCCGCCGAGCTTTGAAATCACCGGGCCGGGCGGGACCCAGCCGGGAAGCGGGACGGGTGGCACCACCGCGGGCGGCACCGAAGGCAGCTTCGGCGGCGACGACAGCGGCGGCAACGGCGACAAGAAAGATGACAAGAAAGACGACAAGGACAAAGACAAGAAAGCGGACAATGGCAAGGACGGGAAAAAAGATGACAAGCCAGGCCAGAAGAAAGTTGCCCAGTGCTCGTAA
- a CDS encoding beta strand repeat-containing protein: MIVWADDTTRAYGSISARGGASGGDGGFVETSGKRYLDVAGIKVNTAAANGSVGSWLLDPTDITIVHSASSGSATFPGTIFDNGGGTTATLNDYDINANLASNDITITTSSYGGGTGDIKFDASGGSIAITNASAIARTLTLTADNDIKFVGGTTTFNTTAAGSLGINFNPAANRKVEVQSGATLTFSGASAGAVVAAYMGGAATGRSWENYGTLNLNGESYLDLYSSAYSTLNNKSSGVLNINSTHGWPIQSENTGQAGQIYNDGVVNFADSSAFEAQYNQSATGTLNIAANTLLSMQNAGTLYGGVNIGAGGTLLLSEVHGGARTFYDASIAGPGTLNLGVATTFVNSTMSGGILANTAGGLGVPGSGLAFSGNMTFASTSTVTFVAGTYNFGTLRVVAGWDGSSSLTAPVTPNAGNISIPAGVFMSASDVSMRTGSGGISQASGGAITANSLVATSYGSGTVGFSGNNKVDYVTLYSTGDLNYNSYKSFHLVKATASTGPGVVITTSSGSPYGGNVYLGEISSGTAASVSAYGGIYDDNGSGVVNITAGTSASLTSFGGTAGALAISSDVKAASATNATVAAGSNYGGIRIWAIDNMPGGNMNLTDSASYQPSIGFYHSGSIANPGIVNLNAGANGDMLFAVGGDLTGAPNITVAPVNGKLILAAGGTLSLPAAFGSSTYKLGLLGNSVVINGAVQGKEIALGAGSLTIGSGGSLAAAGTFVGVVANDVTINGGYIKTTTGDLELMVGGNLNIGNASYGGYIWAGYNQSVAYFPDASILVGGNLKLNNGAHINAANDVYLDLMGSASTLVLNDGTVGYSPSYILSDIGTGIPATTHLAFAGRSSGGVMIDGKETTTTVVGGSGFFAVNTSTPAVAGAGLQIAYSGTTLDICVLSPSLCKPPPPTDTPIDKPPPSFEITGPGGTQPGSGTGGTTAGGTEGSFGGDDSGGNGDKKDDKKDDKDKDKKADNGKDGKKDDKPGQKKVAQCS; this comes from the coding sequence GTGATCGTGTGGGCGGACGACACGACGCGGGCCTACGGCAGCATCAGCGCACGCGGCGGCGCCAGTGGTGGTGATGGCGGGTTTGTGGAGACGTCGGGAAAGCGCTATCTGGATGTGGCCGGCATCAAGGTGAACACCGCGGCGGCAAACGGCAGCGTTGGAAGCTGGCTGCTCGATCCGACCGACATCACCATCGTGCATTCCGCCAGCTCGGGCAGCGCGACGTTTCCGGGCACCATTTTTGACAACGGCGGCGGCACGACAGCCACGCTCAACGATTACGACATCAACGCGAACCTCGCGAGCAACGACATCACCATCACGACCAGCAGCTACGGAGGCGGGACCGGCGACATCAAGTTCGATGCCTCGGGCGGCAGCATAGCCATCACCAATGCTTCGGCAATCGCGCGAACCCTCACCCTCACCGCCGACAACGACATCAAGTTTGTTGGTGGCACGACCACTTTCAATACCACCGCCGCGGGTTCGCTCGGCATCAACTTCAATCCCGCGGCCAACCGCAAGGTCGAAGTACAGTCGGGCGCGACGCTGACGTTTTCCGGCGCATCAGCCGGCGCCGTGGTGGCCGCCTACATGGGCGGAGCGGCCACCGGACGGTCCTGGGAGAATTACGGCACCCTCAACCTGAACGGCGAGTCGTACCTCGACCTTTACAGCAGTGCGTACTCGACGCTGAACAACAAGAGCAGCGGAGTGTTGAACATCAACTCCACGCATGGCTGGCCGATCCAGAGCGAGAACACCGGGCAGGCGGGGCAGATCTACAACGATGGTGTTGTCAATTTCGCCGACAGCAGTGCGTTTGAAGCCCAATACAACCAGAGTGCGACCGGCACCCTGAACATCGCCGCCAATACGCTGCTGTCGATGCAGAACGCAGGGACCCTCTATGGCGGCGTCAATATCGGCGCCGGCGGCACTTTGCTGCTTTCGGAAGTGCATGGTGGCGCCCGGACGTTCTATGACGCCAGTATTGCCGGTCCCGGTACCCTGAATCTGGGAGTCGCGACGACCTTTGTCAATTCGACGATGAGCGGCGGCATTCTGGCAAATACGGCTGGCGGTCTCGGCGTTCCGGGAAGCGGTCTGGCCTTTTCCGGAAACATGACGTTCGCTTCAACATCCACCGTCACATTCGTGGCCGGCACCTACAACTTCGGCACGCTGCGCGTCGTCGCCGGCTGGGACGGCAGTTCGTCCCTGACCGCGCCCGTGACGCCGAACGCGGGCAACATCAGCATTCCGGCGGGCGTGTTCATGTCCGCCAGCGATGTGTCGATGCGTACAGGCAGCGGCGGCATATCGCAGGCATCGGGCGGAGCGATTACGGCGAACTCCCTGGTTGCGACATCCTATGGCTCGGGAACCGTGGGTTTCAGCGGCAACAACAAGGTCGATTACGTGACCTTGTATTCGACCGGCGATCTGAACTACAACTCCTACAAGAGCTTTCATCTGGTCAAGGCCACGGCAAGTACCGGGCCGGGCGTCGTGATTACCACAAGCTCCGGTTCGCCTTACGGAGGCAACGTTTATCTGGGCGAGATTTCATCGGGCACCGCCGCCTCGGTCAGCGCCTACGGCGGCATCTACGACGACAACGGCAGCGGGGTGGTGAACATCACGGCCGGCACCTCGGCATCGCTCACCAGCTTTGGCGGTACGGCCGGAGCTCTGGCGATAAGTTCCGACGTGAAGGCGGCCAGCGCAACCAATGCCACGGTTGCCGCCGGCTCAAACTACGGCGGCATCCGCATCTGGGCGATTGACAACATGCCCGGCGGCAACATGAACCTTACCGACAGCGCTTCGTATCAGCCGTCAATCGGGTTCTATCACAGCGGTTCCATCGCCAATCCGGGGATTGTCAATCTGAATGCCGGCGCCAATGGCGACATGCTGTTTGCGGTCGGCGGTGATTTGACCGGGGCACCGAACATTACCGTGGCTCCGGTTAACGGCAAGCTCATCCTTGCGGCAGGGGGGACGTTGAGCCTGCCCGCAGCATTTGGTTCGTCGACCTACAAACTGGGTTTGCTGGGCAACAGCGTGGTTATCAATGGCGCCGTGCAGGGGAAAGAGATAGCACTCGGGGCGGGATCATTGACGATCGGCAGTGGCGGTTCGCTTGCCGCGGCGGGGACTTTTGTGGGCGTCGTAGCGAACGACGTCACCATCAACGGCGGGTATATCAAGACGACGACAGGCGACCTGGAACTGATGGTGGGAGGCAATCTCAACATTGGCAACGCCAGCTACGGCGGCTACATCTGGGCGGGCTACAACCAGTCGGTGGCGTACTTCCCTGACGCCAGCATCCTGGTGGGAGGCAACCTGAAGCTGAACAACGGCGCGCACATCAACGCCGCCAACGACGTGTATCTGGACCTGATGGGATCCGCCTCGACGCTGGTGCTGAACGACGGCACGGTCGGCTACTCGCCCTCCTACATCCTGTCCGACATCGGCACCGGCATCCCGGCGACCACGCACCTCGCCTTCGCCGGCCGCAGCAGCGGCGGCGTCATGATCGACGGCAAAGAGACCACCACCACGGTGGTGGGCGGCAGCGGCTTCTTTGCCGTGAACACCAGCACGCCGGCCGTCGCGGGCGCCGGCCTGCAAATCGCCTACTCCGGAACCACCCTGGACATCTGCGTCCTCAGTCCGAGCCTGTGCAAACCCCCGCCCCCCACCGATACCCCGATCGACAAACCGCCGCCGAGCTTTGAAATCACCGGGCCGGGCGGGACCCAGCCGGGAAGCGGGACGGGTGGCACCACCGCGGGCGGCACCGAAGGCAGCTTCGGCGGCGACGACAGCGGCGGCAACGGCGACAAGAAAGATGACAAGAAAGACGACAAGGACAAAGACAAGAAAGCGGACAATGGCAAGGACGGGAAAAAAGATGACAAGCCAGGCCAGAAGAAAGTTGCCCAGTGCTCGTAA
- a CDS encoding peroxidase-related enzyme, translating into MSTQSISRFPVPKLEDLPEDIRARILEVQEKSGFIPNVFLALAHRPAEWRAFFAFHDALMEKDSGLTKAEREMIVVATSNANGCQYCVVAHGAILRIRAKSPLVADQVAVNYRKADITPRQKAMLDFAMKVALDSGAIGDSDYDTLHGHGFSDEDIWDIGAVAAFFGLSNRMANMTSMRPNDEFYLMGRLPKQK; encoded by the coding sequence CCTGCCGGAAGACATCCGCGCCCGCATCCTCGAGGTCCAGGAAAAATCCGGCTTCATCCCCAACGTGTTCCTTGCGCTGGCGCACCGCCCCGCCGAGTGGCGCGCCTTCTTCGCCTTCCACGACGCGCTGATGGAAAAGGACAGCGGCTTGACCAAGGCCGAACGCGAAATGATCGTGGTCGCCACCTCGAATGCCAACGGCTGCCAGTACTGCGTGGTCGCCCACGGCGCCATCCTGCGCATCCGCGCGAAGAGCCCGCTCGTCGCCGATCAGGTCGCCGTCAACTACCGCAAGGCGGACATCACCCCGCGCCAGAAAGCCATGCTGGATTTCGCGATGAAGGTCGCGCTGGATTCGGGCGCCATCGGCGATTCCGATTACGACACCCTCCACGGACATGGCTTCAGCGACGAGGACATCTGGGACATCGGCGCCGTGGCGGCGTTTTTCGGACTCAGCAATCGCATGGCGAACATGACAAGCATGCGACCGAATGACGAGTTTTATCTGATGGGACGACTGCCGAAGCAGAAGTAA